A genomic stretch from Deltaproteobacteria bacterium includes:
- a CDS encoding PA2779 family protein, with product MSRPFAKCVSWYLVLAMFIIGVAPRVDAGLSPSEVIALSQADRTSDLQKIQKILETKMIGKRLEQFGFSSDEIKARLGRLNDQEIHQFALRLDEIKIGGGGFEVIVVLLLIGILIGLWLHVSGKKVVIQNR from the coding sequence ATGTCAAGACCGTTTGCAAAATGTGTGTCGTGGTATCTTGTTTTGGCGATGTTCATTATAGGGGTTGCCCCGAGGGTTGACGCGGGTCTCTCCCCATCAGAGGTGATCGCTCTTTCCCAGGCTGACAGGACTTCTGACCTTCAGAAGATTCAAAAGATTCTTGAGACAAAGATGATAGGGAAAAGGCTTGAACAATTCGGTTTTTCGTCTGACGAAATCAAAGCGAGACTTGGCCGGCTCAATGATCAAGAGATCCATCAGTTCGCCCTGAGGCTTGACGAAATCAAGATAGGCGGCGGAGGATTCGAGGTCATTGTAGTGCTTCTTCTCATAGGAATACTGATCGGACTTTGGCTTCATGTTTCAGGGAAAAAAGTTGTTATTCAAAACAGATAG
- a CDS encoding peptidase C39 family protein yields MLVSCAPTPDSRETRFHVIENVPFYPQQAYQCGPAALAGVLNYWRLGVSTEDIAGDIYSKSAKGTLDVDIVFYARKKGFKARQYKGSVEDVKRNIDLGYPVIVLVDYGFWVYQQGHFMVVVGYNENGILANSGTERLRFISFQDFIKSWKRTKRWTMLITPED; encoded by the coding sequence TTGCTTGTCTCGTGTGCCCCAACTCCTGATTCCAGGGAAACCAGATTCCATGTCATAGAAAACGTGCCGTTTTATCCGCAGCAAGCATACCAGTGTGGTCCTGCCGCACTGGCAGGCGTTCTGAACTACTGGCGCTTGGGTGTCTCTACTGAAGATATTGCGGGTGATATTTATAGTAAGTCAGCAAAGGGAACACTTGATGTGGATATCGTCTTTTACGCCAGGAAGAAAGGTTTTAAAGCCAGGCAGTATAAGGGCAGCGTTGAAGATGTTAAGCGTAATATTGATTTGGGCTACCCTGTAATAGTCTTAGTTGACTATGGTTTCTGGGTATATCAGCAGGGCCATTTTATGGTTGTTGTCGGCTACAATGAAAATGGAATTCTTGCAAATTCAGGAACAGAGCGGCTTAGATTCATATCTTTCCAGGACTTCATTAAGTCCTGGAAAAGAACAAAGCGCTGGACGATGCTGATAACCCCCGAAGATTGA
- a CDS encoding tetratricopeptide repeat protein — translation MPNVSHKASPFLALSFCLLLVLSGCAFPRIVVLEDPLTPEEHLDLGVAYEKNGEFGNAIKEYELAAKQLPVAYLYLGNAHFHNNEFNEAEQYYKLAIRKEAFNADAYNNLAWLYYVKEKNLNEAEGLALKALELNPSKSNVYGDTLEKIRELRKTVE, via the coding sequence ATGCCAAATGTGAGTCACAAAGCATCCCCTTTCTTGGCGCTCAGCTTTTGCTTACTGCTGGTTCTTTCTGGTTGTGCCTTTCCAAGGATCGTCGTGCTTGAAGACCCCCTCACTCCTGAGGAACACTTAGATTTGGGAGTGGCCTATGAGAAAAATGGTGAGTTTGGCAATGCCATAAAAGAATATGAATTGGCGGCCAAGCAGCTTCCTGTTGCTTATCTTTATCTTGGCAATGCCCATTTTCACAATAATGAGTTCAATGAAGCGGAACAATATTACAAACTGGCAATAAGAAAAGAAGCCTTCAATGCTGATGCCTATAACAACCTTGCATGGCTTTACTACGTGAAAGAAAAAAATCTCAATGAGGCAGAAGGCCTTGCCCTAAAGGCCCTGGAACTGAATCCTTCGAAAAGCAACGTTTACGGGGATACTCTTGAAAAGATCAGGGAGCTTAGAAAGACGGTTGAGTAA
- a CDS encoding LysM peptidoglycan-binding domain-containing protein, protein MRPYFKEVLLVLVVCALTACSSASKKTPFQNAAVNDTSDVRLASSQDQATDPSAGSMDTETTAESASLPGSAAADTAADPMEMNPQASSTAGLSAETDEPKDAQPILDEALEFCQASQDFWGKGDFDNAVASLDQAYNLILQADTNKKPKLIQQKEDIRFMICKRMLEIYASQRTVVNGNHNAIPMVMNRHVQKEIKLFQGPERKFFLSSYERSGRHRFEILKALEEAGLPKELSWLPLIESGFKVKALSRARALGLWQFIPSTGYKFGLSRDQWIDERMDIGKSTKAAISYLQELHKIFGDWSTVLAAYNCGEFRVLRVIRNQNIKYLDNFWDLFERLPWETARYVPRFLAVLYILNDPQKYGFDLQPPDPPLSYELVTVPKQVHLKDIAKALGVQSKNIEMLNPELRYKVTPPSSYELKVPAEKGSILSAKLDDIPVYTPPRRLYEYHRVRRGETLSHLARRYRTSVRAIMQANNLRRQNYLRVGQKLKIPTRWKGRSYAIASQAARADTTKPLRHRVKRGDSLWLLARAYRTNIQEIIRLNNLKSTRLHIGQTLIIRKGTNVEKTQEGTNSYLVKRGDTPYQIAMLHNMKLERFLRINDLTPRSMIYPGQSLLVDQKG, encoded by the coding sequence ATGAGGCCATATTTCAAAGAAGTGCTGTTGGTACTTGTTGTTTGCGCGCTCACTGCTTGTTCGTCAGCTTCGAAGAAAACCCCTTTTCAAAACGCAGCAGTCAATGACACGTCGGATGTCCGGCTGGCATCCTCTCAAGACCAGGCAACTGATCCGTCGGCTGGGTCCATGGATACGGAAACAACCGCGGAGTCAGCATCCCTTCCTGGCAGCGCTGCTGCGGACACTGCAGCCGACCCAATGGAAATGAACCCTCAGGCGTCCTCCACGGCCGGCCTATCTGCTGAGACCGATGAACCAAAAGATGCTCAGCCAATCCTGGATGAGGCGCTGGAGTTTTGTCAGGCTTCGCAGGATTTTTGGGGGAAAGGGGATTTTGACAATGCCGTTGCCTCACTCGATCAAGCCTACAACTTGATCTTGCAGGCCGATACCAACAAGAAGCCGAAGTTGATCCAACAGAAAGAGGATATCCGGTTTATGATCTGCAAGCGAATGCTTGAGATCTATGCCTCCCAGCGCACAGTGGTCAACGGAAACCACAATGCCATTCCGATGGTCATGAATCGACATGTCCAGAAGGAGATCAAGCTGTTCCAGGGCCCAGAAAGAAAATTTTTTCTCAGTTCCTATGAACGCTCCGGCAGACACCGCTTTGAGATCCTCAAAGCCCTGGAGGAGGCAGGACTTCCAAAGGAGCTTTCCTGGCTTCCACTGATAGAAAGCGGGTTTAAGGTCAAGGCGCTGTCCAGGGCACGGGCCCTTGGTCTCTGGCAATTCATACCGTCCACAGGCTACAAGTTTGGTCTCAGCCGGGACCAATGGATAGACGAGCGAATGGACATTGGCAAGTCTACCAAGGCGGCTATTTCCTATCTTCAAGAGCTTCACAAGATATTCGGAGACTGGAGCACAGTGCTGGCAGCTTACAACTGTGGTGAATTCAGGGTTCTTAGGGTCATCCGCAATCAAAACATCAAGTATCTCGACAACTTCTGGGATCTTTTTGAAAGGCTCCCCTGGGAAACGGCCCGATATGTCCCCCGGTTCCTTGCAGTCCTCTATATCCTAAATGACCCGCAGAAATACGGCTTCGATCTCCAGCCCCCAGACCCGCCTCTTTCTTATGAGTTGGTTACTGTGCCCAAACAGGTTCATTTGAAGGACATCGCCAAGGCTCTGGGCGTCCAAAGTAAAAACATCGAGATGCTTAACCCGGAACTCCGCTACAAGGTGACCCCGCCTTCATCTTATGAGCTTAAGGTGCCTGCGGAGAAGGGTTCGATATTGAGCGCAAAGCTCGACGACATCCCGGTGTATACGCCGCCCAGGAGACTCTATGAATATCATCGGGTCCGGCGAGGCGAGACACTGTCACATCTGGCGCGCCGCTACCGAACTAGTGTCCGCGCCATTATGCAGGCTAACAACCTGCGAAGACAAAACTACCTCAGAGTTGGACAGAAGCTCAAGATCCCTACAAGATGGAAAGGACGCTCGTACGCCATAGCGAGCCAGGCTGCCCGCGCAGACACGACAAAACCCCTTCGGCACCGCGTCAAAAGGGGTGACTCTCTGTGGCTGTTGGCTCGAGCGTATAGAACCAACATCCAGGAAATCATACGGCTAAACAACCTGAAGAGCACCCGGCTCCATATCGGCCAGACACTCATTATCCGCAAGGGTACAAATGTGGAAAAAACACAGGAAGGCACCAACTCTTACCTGGTTAAACGGGGAGATACTCCATATCAGATCGCCATGCTTCACAATATGAAACTGGAACGGTTCCTCCGCATCAATGACCTGACACCGAGGTCGATGATATACCCGGGCCAGTCATTGTTGGTCGACCAAAAAGGATAG
- the hflX gene encoding GTPase HflX yields MIKVHGHIGGLKADQVRRLTNLYRRKTPPAYIVSPELSKAICQLSFEIRRQIGILLDRHGRTAYVMVGTHQQIVIPNLEKYRSGGGRLKGLRCVHTHLQNEPLTQDDLMDLALLNLDLMAAITIDAQGYPLRVHAAHLLPEGRNGANWEILSPLGSGELDIDCEGLIRSLESEFARKARAQKLKGKWDQAVLVSVTTAPKRVAQDSMAELRELAESCQIAVIDTVIQHRQRVDPRFLMGQGKLSELVILALQKGVDLLIFDQELNPSQIRSITDLIELKVIDRTQLILDIFAQRAQSREGKIQVELAQLKYLLPRLLGKGTAMSRLAGGIGGRGPGETKLEIDRRRVRNRIARLEKSLASIQKQRAQRRAKRNKKGLPIISIIGYTNAGKSTLLNTLTRSSVLAESRLFATLDPTSRRKRLPKEAEVIITDTVGFIRELPQELITAFRATLEELEDADLLIHVIDISNARFPHQIESVERILENLRLDSIPVLTVLNKQDLIDPLAVKRLTRRWRGIPISANDEHTLAPLLDRIEEYIRRVKRSANRSSPAKAL; encoded by the coding sequence ATAATCAAAGTTCATGGACATATTGGCGGATTGAAGGCAGACCAGGTTCGCCGTCTGACTAATCTTTATCGTCGGAAAACTCCGCCTGCTTATATCGTCTCGCCGGAGCTCTCCAAGGCCATTTGTCAGCTTTCTTTTGAGATCCGCCGTCAGATCGGCATCCTGCTCGATCGCCACGGGCGGACTGCCTATGTCATGGTCGGCACCCACCAGCAGATTGTGATCCCGAATCTGGAAAAATATCGCTCCGGCGGAGGGCGACTAAAGGGTCTTCGCTGTGTGCATACTCATCTCCAAAATGAGCCCCTGACACAGGATGATCTCATGGATTTGGCCCTTCTCAACCTCGACCTTATGGCTGCCATAACGATCGATGCCCAGGGGTACCCGCTTCGGGTCCATGCCGCCCACCTCCTTCCGGAAGGCAGAAATGGGGCAAACTGGGAAATCCTTTCCCCTCTTGGATCAGGGGAGCTTGACATAGATTGCGAGGGCCTTATCCGGTCCCTTGAATCTGAATTTGCCCGCAAAGCACGGGCTCAGAAGCTAAAAGGAAAATGGGATCAGGCCGTTCTTGTGAGTGTTACCACAGCCCCTAAACGTGTGGCGCAAGACTCCATGGCAGAACTCCGGGAGCTTGCAGAGTCCTGTCAGATTGCGGTTATCGACACTGTCATTCAACACCGACAGCGGGTAGATCCTCGCTTTCTCATGGGCCAGGGAAAGCTTAGCGAGCTGGTTATTCTGGCGCTACAAAAAGGCGTGGATCTTCTGATTTTCGATCAAGAGCTGAACCCCTCCCAGATCCGCTCTATTACGGATCTAATAGAACTGAAGGTTATAGACCGAACGCAACTAATCCTGGATATTTTTGCCCAGCGGGCCCAGAGCCGCGAGGGAAAAATCCAGGTGGAGCTGGCTCAGCTCAAATACCTCCTCCCTCGGCTTCTTGGAAAGGGCACGGCCATGTCTCGCCTCGCTGGTGGTATTGGCGGCAGGGGTCCGGGTGAGACCAAATTGGAGATTGACCGACGACGCGTTCGAAATCGCATAGCCCGCCTGGAGAAGTCCCTTGCGTCCATCCAGAAACAACGGGCTCAGCGGCGGGCCAAGCGGAACAAGAAAGGGTTGCCGATCATATCCATCATTGGATATACCAACGCGGGCAAGTCCACACTTTTAAATACCCTTACCCGCAGTTCAGTGCTGGCCGAAAGCAGGCTGTTTGCTACACTGGACCCGACAAGCCGCAGAAAGAGGCTCCCAAAGGAGGCCGAGGTCATTATTACCGATACGGTGGGGTTCATCCGAGAACTCCCTCAGGAATTGATAACAGCTTTTCGTGCCACCCTTGAAGAACTTGAAGACGCTGACCTTCTCATCCATGTCATCGATATAAGCAATGCGAGATTTCCCCACCAGATAGAATCTGTAGAACGGATCCTCGAAAACCTTCGTTTGGACAGCATCCCTGTGCTCACGGTCCTTAACAAACAAGACCTCATCGACCCTTTGGCCGTAAAAAGGCTCACACGCAGGTGGCGCGGTATCCCCATCTCGGCAAATGACGAGCACACGCTTGCCCCCCTTCTTGACAGGATAGAGGAATACATCCGTCGCGTGAAAAGAAGTGCCAACCGGTCCTCACCCGCAAAAGCCCTGTGA
- the dnaB gene encoding replicative DNA helicase yields MSTNDPWLQKVPPHNAEAEQSILSAILIDNRTLPEVLEILCEQDFYREVHSKIFKGMVELFERNEPADLVTLTNLLKEQGQLESVGGASYLAELVDTVPMAVNASHHAKIIKEKATLRRLIERSAAITTRCFEDRGDVEEVLDFAERSIFDVSENKVKPSFFALKDILTDTYKAVEEAYANKVLVTGVPTGFQDLDQKTSGFQPAELIVIAGRPSMGKTALALNIARNASLQTGEPAAIFSLEMSKEQLSLRMLSAEASVDSARMRGGFLSQTDLARINRAAGALYDIPIFIDDSPLISALEIRAKARRMKMEKGLCLITIDYLQLMKGRASAERRELEISEISRSLKALAKELNIPVIALSQLNRKVEERTNKRPVLSDLRESGAIEQDADVIIFIYRDKVYNKDLDPSRMLLAELIVAKQRNGPIGTVNLTFLEEYTRFEDWTAAVESAVT; encoded by the coding sequence ATGAGCACTAATGATCCCTGGTTGCAGAAGGTTCCACCTCACAACGCTGAGGCGGAACAATCCATTCTGAGCGCCATTCTGATCGACAACAGAACACTGCCTGAAGTCCTGGAAATTCTTTGCGAGCAGGACTTTTACCGTGAGGTCCATAGCAAGATATTCAAGGGCATGGTGGAACTCTTTGAGAGAAACGAACCGGCCGATCTGGTGACCCTTACAAACTTGCTGAAAGAACAGGGACAGCTTGAATCGGTTGGTGGTGCGTCCTATCTGGCTGAGCTCGTGGACACGGTGCCGATGGCCGTCAACGCCTCCCACCACGCCAAGATCATCAAAGAAAAAGCCACCCTGAGACGTCTTATAGAGCGGTCCGCGGCTATCACCACCCGGTGCTTTGAAGACAGAGGCGATGTGGAAGAGGTCCTCGATTTTGCCGAGCGTAGCATATTTGACGTCTCGGAAAACAAGGTCAAGCCATCTTTTTTCGCTCTGAAAGACATCCTGACAGATACGTACAAAGCCGTAGAGGAGGCCTACGCAAACAAGGTCCTAGTCACCGGGGTGCCCACCGGATTTCAAGATCTCGACCAGAAAACCTCTGGATTTCAGCCAGCCGAGCTCATTGTGATTGCAGGCCGTCCAAGCATGGGCAAGACCGCTCTCGCACTGAACATCGCGCGTAATGCGAGCCTTCAAACAGGAGAACCTGCGGCAATCTTCTCGCTGGAGATGTCAAAAGAGCAACTTTCCTTGCGCATGCTCTCAGCCGAAGCCAGTGTCGACTCAGCGCGCATGCGTGGTGGGTTCTTGAGTCAAACAGACCTGGCGCGAATTAACCGGGCTGCCGGGGCGCTTTACGATATCCCCATCTTTATCGATGATTCACCATTGATTTCTGCCTTGGAAATACGGGCCAAGGCCCGCCGCATGAAGATGGAAAAAGGCCTTTGCCTCATCACCATTGACTATCTGCAGCTTATGAAGGGACGGGCCTCTGCCGAACGCCGAGAATTGGAGATATCTGAAATTTCAAGGTCGCTCAAAGCATTGGCAAAGGAACTCAACATCCCGGTGATTGCGTTGTCCCAGCTTAATCGTAAGGTGGAGGAGCGAACCAATAAGCGACCAGTGTTGTCTGATCTTCGTGAGTCCGGAGCTATTGAGCAGGATGCAGATGTCATAATATTTATCTATCGTGACAAGGTCTATAATAAGGACCTGGACCCGTCCAGGATGCTGCTTGCTGAACTCATCGTGGCCAAACAGCGAAATGGCCCCATCGGAACTGTGAACCTTACCTTTTTGGAAGAGTACACCAGGTTTGAGGATTGGACGGCGGCAGTAGAATCCGCAGTGACCTAG
- a CDS encoding 50S ribosomal protein L9, with product MKVILRETIESLGTVGDEVTVANGYARNYLFPQKKAVLATAANSKLLEREKKQLELKTVKNLSKAEAMAKTIQGAICTIAAKVSEDDKLYGSVSTRDIEHQLKAQGFEVDRKTILLSEPIKTLGSYIVPVQLHPDVNPEITVKVVAEE from the coding sequence ATGAAAGTAATTCTCAGAGAGACTATTGAATCGCTCGGCACCGTTGGAGATGAGGTAACGGTGGCCAACGGTTACGCCAGGAATTACCTTTTCCCACAAAAAAAGGCAGTCCTGGCTACGGCTGCAAACAGCAAACTGCTTGAAAGAGAGAAAAAGCAGTTGGAACTCAAGACTGTCAAAAACCTAAGCAAGGCTGAAGCCATGGCCAAGACGATCCAGGGAGCCATATGCACTATTGCCGCCAAGGTCTCTGAAGATGATAAGCTCTACGGTTCGGTTTCAACGCGAGATATTGAGCATCAACTGAAGGCTCAAGGCTTTGAGGTGGATAGAAAAACGATCCTGCTCTCTGAACCTATCAAGACGCTTGGATCATATATCGTACCTGTTCAACTCCATCCCGACGTCAACCCAGAGATCACGGTTAAGGTGGTTGCAGAAGAATAG
- a CDS encoding YybS family protein produces MSHITHNEPHKELLMATAITTLIALAGLYIPVVGLLFSVFVPLPILFYRSRLGRPRGVLILVAVTLIVASAMRWRSVTSTVCFFELGLIGLILSEMFEMDLSLEKTVAVTTGVILGTGAVILALYGLISAESLWDQISNYLHGNLELALSIYREMDVSEEKIGILAQSMEGILYVMLRIMPAIVIVSTLLVVWSNLLLARPLLKSRKLFCPDFGALNKWKAPEPLVWLVILSGILVLLPHKGFKLFGANGLIIMMTIYFFQGIAIVSFYFEKKQFPKILRGILYGLIAIQQFVLLLVIAAGFFDVWIDFRRMKKGANDKNESNSQRDY; encoded by the coding sequence GTGAGCCATATCACCCATAACGAGCCACACAAGGAATTGCTCATGGCCACCGCAATCACCACTCTGATTGCTCTGGCCGGTTTGTATATTCCGGTTGTGGGGCTCCTTTTCAGCGTGTTTGTTCCCCTTCCCATCCTTTTCTACCGGTCAAGACTGGGTCGCCCACGGGGGGTGCTCATCCTCGTTGCCGTTACCCTCATCGTTGCCTCTGCGATGCGCTGGCGTTCCGTGACCTCCACTGTGTGTTTTTTCGAACTGGGCCTTATAGGGCTCATTCTGTCCGAGATGTTTGAGATGGATCTCTCCCTGGAGAAAACAGTGGCAGTAACCACGGGTGTTATTCTGGGAACCGGAGCCGTGATATTGGCGCTATATGGCCTGATTTCGGCTGAAAGCCTCTGGGACCAGATATCTAATTATCTGCACGGGAACCTTGAACTGGCCCTGAGCATATACAGAGAAATGGACGTATCTGAAGAAAAAATCGGCATCCTTGCTCAGTCTATGGAAGGCATCCTTTACGTTATGCTTCGCATCATGCCCGCCATCGTCATAGTCTCGACCCTCCTTGTGGTCTGGAGCAACCTCTTGCTGGCCCGCCCGCTTTTGAAGAGCAGAAAGCTGTTCTGCCCGGACTTTGGCGCCCTCAATAAATGGAAAGCGCCCGAACCCCTGGTCTGGCTGGTCATCTTGTCCGGCATTCTGGTTCTCCTTCCCCACAAAGGCTTCAAGCTCTTTGGAGCTAACGGTCTGATTATCATGATGACGATATACTTCTTCCAGGGTATTGCCATCGTCTCTTTCTATTTCGAGAAAAAACAATTTCCAAAAATACTCAGGGGCATCCTGTACGGCCTCATAGCAATCCAGCAGTTTGTTCTTCTGCTGGTTATTGCAGCGGGCTTTTTTGATGTGTGGATCGATTTCAGGCGAATGAAAAAAGGAGCGAATGACAAAAATGAAAGTAATTCTCAGAGAGACTATTGA
- a CDS encoding 30S ribosomal protein S18, with protein MAVYRQRRQKRRVFRRRKICRFCADSSFVVDYKNPRTLRLFTTERGKIIPRRISGNCAKHQRQLTTAIKRARTIALMPYAATLSLY; from the coding sequence ATGGCAGTGTATAGGCAGAGAAGGCAGAAGCGCAGGGTGTTTCGCAGGAGAAAAATTTGCCGGTTTTGCGCAGACAGCAGCTTTGTCGTTGATTATAAGAATCCTCGAACCCTCAGGCTCTTTACGACAGAGAGGGGCAAGATTATCCCGAGGCGAATATCCGGCAATTGTGCCAAACACCAGCGCCAGCTCACGACGGCCATAAAAAGGGCAAGGACTATTGCGCTGATGCCATACGCAGCCACCCTGAGCCTTTACTGA
- the rpsF gene encoding 30S ribosomal protein S6, which yields MSKVRRYETTVIVNPALSQEERQSVLDKLTNLISDAQGLLVKFDEWGEKRLAYEIKKETRGYYVLTEFCGGGSLVKELERNLRLDDRALKYMTVCIDKEVDPERVKAEIEAAAKEEEESKPEPVQEVAAGEAQEEAPAEETQPGETPPEETSEPTTGETEGQENQEQANEEEEPANGSV from the coding sequence ATGTCAAAAGTGAGAAGGTATGAAACTACGGTTATCGTAAACCCCGCTCTTTCCCAGGAAGAACGCCAGTCCGTTTTAGACAAGCTCACGAATCTCATTTCAGATGCCCAGGGCCTTCTCGTCAAATTTGATGAATGGGGCGAAAAAAGGCTTGCCTATGAAATCAAGAAAGAGACCCGCGGATATTATGTCCTTACGGAATTCTGCGGGGGTGGGTCTCTGGTTAAAGAACTCGAAAGGAACTTGCGCCTGGATGATCGAGCCTTGAAGTACATGACGGTCTGCATAGACAAGGAAGTCGATCCGGAACGAGTGAAGGCCGAGATCGAGGCGGCCGCAAAGGAAGAGGAGGAATCAAAGCCTGAACCAGTGCAGGAGGTAGCAGCAGGCGAGGCTCAAGAGGAGGCTCCAGCAGAGGAGACTCAGCCAGGGGAGACTCCACCGGAAGAGACATCTGAGCCCACCACTGGTGAAACCGAGGGGCAGGAGAACCAGGAACAAGCAAACGAAGAGGAGGAGCCCGCAAATGGCAGTGTATAG
- a CDS encoding archease, producing the protein MKSLQEEHSAVPPKYEYIEHTADLGFRAYGTSPELLFANAAEALFEVLVSLETIRPKEERIVEVEAPGFDALMVSWLSELLYLFDTEGLLLNLFEIKRIEEDYLRATVCGEFMDPARHEIRTGIKAVTYHKLYVRKNDGMWETQVIVDL; encoded by the coding sequence TTGAAGTCCCTGCAAGAGGAACACAGCGCAGTGCCCCCCAAATACGAATACATAGAACACACAGCAGACCTGGGGTTCAGAGCTTACGGCACAAGCCCTGAGTTGTTGTTTGCCAACGCAGCCGAGGCCCTGTTTGAAGTCTTGGTATCCCTCGAAACTATTCGGCCGAAAGAGGAACGGATTGTAGAGGTAGAAGCGCCTGGCTTTGACGCCTTAATGGTCAGTTGGCTAAGCGAACTCCTTTATCTGTTCGATACAGAGGGCCTGCTGCTAAACCTGTTTGAAATCAAGAGGATAGAAGAGGACTACCTGCGAGCAACGGTTTGCGGGGAATTCATGGACCCGGCACGACATGAAATTAGAACCGGTATCAAGGCGGTCACGTATCACAAACTCTATGTGAGAAAGAATGACGGTATGTGGGAAACCCAGGTCATTGTCGACCTGTGA